In one window of Coralliovum pocilloporae DNA:
- a CDS encoding DsbA family oxidoreductase — MMKTVSLDVVSDVMCPWCYVGMRRLEKALDQIDDIQVDVQWRPYQLDQTIPSEGMDRQTYLSNKFGGKARAREVYARIEEAGQYEGIDFAFDKIEKSPNTLDCHRLIHWAQSTGKQNALVEHLFQLFFEQGADLTQHDVLVAAAEHVGMDGVLVRDLLESDKDLEAVKAQVSHAQQIGVTGVPCFIADQKFGLMGAQDPQALAEMIRKAASEQ, encoded by the coding sequence ATGATGAAAACAGTTTCGCTGGATGTTGTCTCTGATGTGATGTGCCCCTGGTGTTATGTGGGTATGCGACGTCTGGAAAAGGCGCTTGATCAGATTGACGATATTCAGGTTGACGTCCAGTGGCGTCCTTATCAGCTTGACCAGACAATTCCTTCAGAAGGCATGGACCGGCAGACTTATCTGAGCAACAAGTTTGGCGGTAAGGCCCGGGCTCGTGAGGTTTACGCACGTATTGAGGAAGCCGGACAGTACGAAGGGATCGACTTTGCCTTCGATAAAATCGAGAAATCTCCCAATACGCTCGACTGCCATCGCCTGATCCATTGGGCACAGTCCACCGGCAAGCAAAATGCACTGGTCGAACATCTGTTTCAGCTCTTCTTTGAACAGGGCGCAGACCTCACCCAGCATGATGTGCTGGTCGCTGCAGCAGAGCATGTGGGCATGGATGGTGTCCTGGTTCGTGATCTGCTCGAAAGTGACAAGGACCTTGAAGCGGTGAAAGCCCAGGTCAGTCATGCACAACAGATAGGCGTGACCGGTGTGCCCTGCTTTATTGCGGATCAGAAATTCGGCCTTATGGGTGCGCAAGACCCGCAGGCTCTTGCGGAAATGATCCGCAAGGCTGCATCCGAACAGTAG